A genomic region of Leptolyngbya sp. FACHB-261 contains the following coding sequences:
- a CDS encoding FAD-binding oxidoreductase — protein sequence MTETADIVVVGGGSIGASVALHLAERKAGKIILLERRELASGASGKGIGIIRTHYTHPVLAELAQQSLRTFHEFKERFGGHESGFNPCGYFVLVPESETETLERIVTMHQRMGINVSLVDPKAVQALVPQLAVDDVAAVAHEPDSGYGSPPQTTLALARRAAELGVELCTQTPVLEIKLDLEGRVQGVSTPAGDIVTRTVVDCVGPWAKKFTEHLGLEFPVKPVVEHVVVVERPTAFAQHHPVISDLVNLAYSRSDPDQPYTRIGNSNPKYHQQFALEDADEFQGQIFPEICENLYKKLGQRCPSFQQAPIVETYSGIWGVTPDYQPILDHLDHVPGLYCAVGFSGHGYKLSPVVGDLMSRFILGERDGQVAQLRLFRFGRFKENDLIKAPLSYAQAGGLR from the coding sequence ATGACCGAAACGGCAGACATTGTGGTCGTTGGCGGAGGCTCTATTGGAGCTTCTGTCGCGTTGCATTTGGCGGAGCGCAAAGCAGGCAAAATCATCCTGCTCGAACGGCGAGAGCTGGCGAGTGGCGCATCCGGTAAAGGGATTGGTATTATTCGCACGCACTACACCCACCCAGTGCTAGCAGAATTGGCCCAACAATCCTTACGCACCTTTCATGAATTTAAGGAAAGATTTGGTGGCCACGAAAGCGGCTTCAATCCCTGTGGCTATTTTGTGCTGGTACCAGAATCAGAGACCGAAACCCTAGAACGCATTGTCACCATGCACCAGCGTATGGGCATCAATGTCAGTTTGGTTGACCCAAAAGCAGTTCAAGCCCTAGTCCCCCAACTAGCAGTTGATGATGTTGCCGCTGTTGCCCATGAGCCAGATTCTGGTTACGGTAGCCCCCCGCAAACGACTCTGGCTTTGGCCCGACGAGCGGCAGAACTAGGCGTCGAGCTGTGCACGCAAACACCAGTTCTAGAAATCAAATTGGATCTAGAAGGTCGGGTACAAGGAGTCAGCACGCCAGCCGGTGACATTGTCACGCGGACGGTAGTTGATTGTGTCGGTCCTTGGGCCAAGAAATTCACGGAGCACCTGGGTTTGGAGTTTCCAGTCAAGCCCGTGGTTGAGCATGTGGTGGTGGTTGAGCGTCCGACCGCATTTGCACAGCATCATCCAGTGATTTCTGACTTGGTAAACCTTGCCTATTCCCGTTCCGATCCAGACCAGCCCTACACTCGCATTGGCAACTCAAACCCTAAATATCATCAACAGTTTGCACTTGAAGATGCGGATGAATTTCAGGGGCAAATCTTTCCAGAGATTTGCGAAAACCTATACAAAAAGCTAGGACAACGTTGTCCTAGCTTCCAACAGGCTCCGATTGTCGAAACTTACTCAGGAATCTGGGGAGTCACACCCGATTATCAACCGATCCTGGATCACTTAGACCATGTACCTGGTCTATATTGCGCCGTAGGTTTTAGCGGTCATGGTTACAAACTCAGCCCTGTGGTTGGGGATCTGATGAGCCGCTTTATTTTGGGAGAGCGGGATGGTCAAGTGGCACAATTGCGGCTATTCCGATTTGGCCGCTTTAAGGAAAATGACTTGATCAAAGCGCCCTTGTCCTACGCGCAAGCTGGCGGCTTGCGTTAG
- a CDS encoding phytanoyl-CoA dioxygenase family protein, translated as MVYEPIQLTQEQIHRFEEDGFLVLEKLIDADQVTQLVDRLDPLFSGQFETGIYPDEWHWRPGLSLPNATRQICNAWKSDLTIASVALSAEIARLSATLAGWRGARIGQDSLWVKPSGAKEVSLHQDATYIGYLNPPEMLTCWIALDNTSAEAGTIEYVPGSHRWPLSQQMVEFHAPNQDYRASMRVAATEFGISTPDIILVEIPAGGCVFHHGRVWHGSGKNTSPDRVRRSLSVHLLSAETQFQPTGAGYIYGRYQRSGSTHMDEDFFPILWTQDGHRTPFLANYCKDALAASPLLNVSGATA; from the coding sequence ATGGTTTACGAGCCAATACAGCTCACTCAGGAGCAGATCCACCGTTTCGAAGAAGATGGGTTTCTAGTTCTTGAGAAACTAATTGATGCCGATCAAGTTACTCAATTAGTCGATAGACTTGATCCTTTATTTTCAGGCCAGTTCGAAACCGGAATTTATCCTGATGAATGGCACTGGCGTCCCGGTCTTAGCCTGCCAAATGCGACTCGGCAAATATGCAATGCCTGGAAGAGTGATCTGACCATTGCTAGTGTGGCCCTCTCTGCTGAAATTGCCCGGCTCAGTGCAACCTTGGCAGGCTGGCGGGGTGCCCGAATTGGCCAGGATAGCCTCTGGGTGAAGCCATCAGGTGCCAAAGAAGTGTCTTTGCACCAGGATGCGACTTACATTGGCTATCTCAATCCACCGGAAATGCTGACCTGTTGGATTGCTCTAGACAACACCAGTGCTGAGGCTGGCACGATCGAGTACGTTCCAGGCTCACACCGTTGGCCGCTCTCCCAGCAGATGGTTGAATTTCACGCGCCCAACCAAGACTATCGAGCGTCAATGCGCGTAGCTGCTACCGAATTTGGCATTAGCACTCCAGACATCATACTGGTTGAAATTCCAGCAGGCGGCTGCGTTTTTCATCACGGCAGAGTCTGGCATGGCTCCGGTAAAAATACCAGCCCTGATCGGGTACGGCGCAGCTTAAGCGTGCATCTGCTCAGCGCCGAAACCCAGTTTCAACCCACTGGAGCTGGCTATATTTACGGGCGCTATCAGCGCTCTGGCAGCACCCACATGGACGAAGACTTTTTCCCAATCCTGTGGACTCAAGATGGCCATCGCACACCCTTCCTGGCAAATTATTGCAAGGACGCTTTAGCTGCCTCGCCACTGCTCAACGTTTCTGGCGCAACAGCCTAG
- a CDS encoding ABC transporter substrate-binding protein, with protein sequence MNLNTVTPGCLTFATCSFDTRPMAYLDGDARLGYEPDIARAVCARLGLKPVWIDMPWADFYPTLAAKQCDAIWFNQAITEDRLARADFTRPYGLFDESVIVKQDSPVHTPQDLAGLRVGALVASTNQRLAESYGDVQIVTFPGSDNVLAEMLDALRAGTIDALVDDELVLVTAEQEDPSLRIAFTEPTRIPYGIAVRKGDAELLEALNYTLESLIAEGTLPQLWAHWIPYKAFPF encoded by the coding sequence ATGAATTTAAACACCGTCACTCCTGGTTGCCTAACCTTTGCAACCTGTAGTTTTGATACGCGTCCGATGGCCTACCTGGACGGTGATGCTCGGCTGGGCTACGAGCCAGATATTGCCCGTGCCGTCTGTGCGAGATTGGGTCTGAAGCCAGTTTGGATCGATATGCCCTGGGCCGATTTTTATCCGACTCTGGCAGCCAAACAGTGTGATGCGATTTGGTTTAATCAGGCCATCACCGAAGATCGACTGGCTCGGGCTGATTTCACTAGGCCCTACGGCTTGTTTGACGAGTCGGTAATTGTCAAGCAAGATAGCCCAGTTCATACACCTCAAGATTTAGCCGGTCTACGCGTTGGAGCCCTGGTTGCCAGTACTAACCAACGCTTGGCAGAGAGCTATGGCGATGTACAAATTGTCACTTTTCCAGGGAGCGACAACGTTTTAGCAGAGATGTTGGATGCGCTACGGGCCGGTACGATCGACGCCTTGGTTGATGATGAACTGGTGCTGGTTACTGCTGAACAAGAAGACCCCAGTTTGCGCATTGCCTTTACAGAACCGACGCGAATTCCCTACGGCATCGCCGTGCGTAAGGGCGATGCCGAACTGCTGGAAGCCCTAAACTATACTTTAGAATCCTTGATTGCAGAAGGCACTCTGCCGCAACTCTGGGCACATTGGATTCCGTATAAAGCCTTTCCCTTCTAG
- a CDS encoding glutamine synthetase family protein has product MTGTLARSAVLSDLEVYVTAEGRAELVKQVRAKIDELGIKYIYYQFVSVTGRIVGKGIPSDHWEVTAERGFQLVYGSTANLFIDRHRNYIGYGPEASELVGIPDPETFCQLPWDKRVARVFCVCFRNREEKVNPGGHLTSDCRGNLKIIHDQFKTEHNGLHLRHGCEPEMMWLKKGPDGKPAGGATHPYCYHIDQFEELRPVFMRVIEYSQAMGLDMIQGDHEDAPGQLELNFMFDDALRTCDRLTTYRQICAQVAREFNLIACFMTKPFMGVSASGCHHNLSLWRGGSEVLNELHNDPLPGMAGTFSYLKGGENTFLPDGEVKRKPGPIGLNCIGGVIEHLGALTAIGCSTVNSYRRLWDTGYWAPVYADWGYQNRTCGLRVSAPGRFEYRAVDSMVNPYLMASALLKAFDDGIKRNLDPGEPEERNIYEAMEAGKQVKKLPMSLGESLERLAADEVIKSALPEEMYQVYNWYKRDEWEKFLATVTDWDTETYLDCLP; this is encoded by the coding sequence ATGACTGGAACCTTAGCTCGAAGTGCGGTTCTCAGCGATTTAGAAGTGTATGTTACTGCTGAGGGACGAGCCGAACTGGTTAAGCAGGTCCGTGCAAAAATCGATGAACTAGGTATTAAATACATTTACTACCAATTTGTCTCGGTCACGGGCCGAATTGTTGGTAAAGGAATTCCATCTGACCATTGGGAAGTTACGGCAGAACGTGGCTTCCAATTGGTTTATGGCTCAACAGCTAACCTATTTATTGATCGCCATCGCAACTACATTGGCTATGGTCCAGAAGCCTCGGAGTTAGTGGGTATTCCGGACCCAGAAACATTTTGCCAGTTGCCTTGGGATAAGCGAGTTGCTCGTGTCTTTTGCGTCTGTTTTCGAAATCGCGAGGAAAAGGTCAATCCAGGCGGCCATTTAACTTCTGATTGCCGGGGTAACTTAAAAATTATCCACGACCAATTTAAGACTGAGCACAACGGTTTGCATCTGCGTCACGGTTGTGAACCGGAAATGATGTGGCTGAAGAAAGGGCCAGATGGCAAACCTGCCGGTGGCGCAACCCATCCCTATTGCTATCACATCGATCAATTTGAAGAACTGCGTCCAGTCTTCATGCGGGTGATCGAATATTCCCAGGCGATGGGGCTTGACATGATCCAGGGCGATCATGAAGATGCACCGGGGCAGCTAGAGCTGAATTTCATGTTTGATGATGCCTTACGCACTTGCGACCGGCTCACAACCTATCGCCAAATTTGTGCTCAAGTTGCGCGTGAATTTAATTTGATTGCCTGTTTTATGACCAAGCCCTTTATGGGCGTTTCTGCTTCGGGTTGTCACCATAATCTGTCATTGTGGCGGGGCGGTAGTGAGGTTCTCAATGAGCTACACAATGACCCTTTACCAGGCATGGCGGGTACGTTCAGCTATCTCAAAGGAGGCGAGAATACTTTCTTGCCGGATGGAGAAGTCAAACGCAAACCTGGTCCCATTGGCTTAAATTGCATCGGTGGCGTGATTGAGCATTTGGGAGCGCTGACTGCAATTGGTTGCTCAACGGTCAATTCTTACCGTCGCCTCTGGGACACTGGCTACTGGGCTCCCGTTTATGCGGATTGGGGCTACCAGAATCGTACCTGCGGGCTACGAGTTTCGGCACCGGGTCGCTTTGAATATCGGGCAGTTGATTCGATGGTTAATCCCTACTTGATGGCATCAGCGCTGTTGAAAGCGTTTGATGATGGCATCAAGCGAAACCTCGATCCAGGAGAACCAGAGGAGCGCAATATCTACGAGGCGATGGAGGCGGGCAAGCAAGTTAAAAAGCTGCCAATGTCTTTGGGTGAGTCTTTGGAGCGCCTAGCTGCCGATGAGGTGATTAAATCGGCATTGCCAGAGGAAATGTATCAGGTTTACAACTGGTACAAGCGAGATGAGTGGGAGAAATTTCTGGCTACGGTCACAGATTGGGATACCGAAACTTATCTGGATTGTCTGCCTTAA
- a CDS encoding pentapeptide repeat-containing protein: MNAEELRQRYAAGERDFSVADLRQATMEGIDLSGAVLHGAMLDGANLRRAKLREANLSGAALKDADLTQADLSGADLSDAILDGAVLEGANLEGAILDQADLKAANLARAALTHADLTDADLEAADLSGADLETADLQEANLSQAELERANLEGANLKGAKLEEANLDGTVLEGEDSTLIS; this comes from the coding sequence ATGAATGCGGAAGAACTTAGACAACGCTACGCGGCGGGCGAGCGAGACTTTAGCGTAGCTGACCTCAGGCAAGCAACGATGGAAGGCATCGATCTCAGTGGGGCTGTCCTGCATGGCGCGATGTTAGACGGGGCAAATTTGCGGCGGGCAAAGCTCAGGGAGGCTAATTTGAGCGGAGCTGCCCTTAAAGATGCAGATTTGACCCAGGCTGATTTGAGTGGGGCTGATTTGAGCGATGCCATTCTGGATGGAGCAGTTTTAGAAGGGGCGAACCTTGAGGGTGCGATTTTAGATCAGGCAGATTTGAAGGCGGCTAATCTCGCAAGGGCTGCTCTGACCCACGCCGATCTGACGGATGCAGATTTGGAGGCGGCAGATTTGAGTGGGGCTGATTTAGAAACTGCCGATTTGCAAGAGGCAAACCTGAGCCAAGCTGAGTTGGAACGGGCCAATTTGGAAGGAGCCAACTTGAAAGGTGCAAAGCTAGAGGAGGCCAATTTGGATGGCACAGTTTTAGAGGGAGAAGACAGCACCCTGATAAGTTAA
- a CDS encoding DUF3574 domain-containing protein translates to MWNPIKAARTLVIGTVLSAAIAVDASTAEAFSLIQKDLFFGRNISGGGQVSEDEFQTFVDSVITPRFPAGLTIFDADGQFLDNTGTIIQEPSKVVTLFVEDTPYSEAEISEIVAAYLQQFNQESVLQVTNEDEFKVGFGAGENLIENDPIPEFIRTDLFFGQNIPGDGVVSEAQFQAFVDSIITPRFPAGLTIFDADGQFRDSTGNIIEESSKVVSLFLEDTVENETSIDQIVEAYIQQFNQESVLLAINEEIAVGFGAGENLIDNDPTPEFIQTDLFFGRNIPGDGVVSEAQFQAFVDSSITPRFPAGLTIFDADGQFRDSTGNIIEESSKVVRLLLEDTVANETAIDEIIGAYIQQFNQESVLLSVDEDVEVAFDAGSPAEAVPEPAAIWGLLASGAIGVLVRKRKLKTS, encoded by the coding sequence ATGTGGAATCCCATCAAAGCTGCAAGAACTTTAGTAATCGGCACAGTGCTATCTGCTGCGATTGCGGTAGATGCTTCCACCGCTGAAGCTTTTTCCTTAATTCAGAAGGACTTGTTCTTCGGACGTAACATCTCCGGAGGCGGACAGGTCTCTGAAGATGAATTCCAAACCTTCGTAGACAGCGTTATCACGCCTCGCTTCCCCGCGGGACTGACCATTTTTGATGCTGATGGACAGTTCCTTGACAACACAGGCACCATCATTCAGGAGCCATCAAAAGTGGTCACTCTTTTTGTTGAGGATACGCCTTATAGCGAGGCTGAGATCAGCGAAATTGTCGCAGCGTATCTTCAGCAGTTCAACCAGGAAAGCGTCCTCCAAGTAACTAACGAAGACGAATTTAAAGTTGGTTTTGGTGCGGGTGAAAATCTGATTGAAAATGATCCTATACCAGAATTTATTAGGACAGATTTGTTCTTTGGACAGAATATACCGGGTGATGGCGTGGTTTCTGAGGCGCAGTTTCAAGCTTTTGTGGATAGCATCATCACTCCCCGTTTCCCAGCCGGATTAACCATCTTCGATGCGGATGGACAGTTTAGAGATAGCACTGGCAATATCATTGAAGAATCCTCCAAGGTGGTCAGTCTTTTCCTAGAAGACACTGTAGAAAACGAGACTAGTATTGATCAGATCGTTGAAGCGTACATCCAGCAGTTCAACCAGGAAAGCGTTTTATTAGCGATCAATGAAGAAATAGCCGTTGGATTTGGCGCCGGTGAAAATTTAATTGACAATGACCCTACTCCAGAGTTTATACAGACAGACTTGTTTTTTGGACGGAATATACCGGGTGATGGTGTGGTTTCTGAGGCGCAGTTTCAAGCTTTTGTGGACAGCAGCATCACTCCCCGTTTTCCAGCTGGATTAACTATCTTTGATGCGGACGGACAGTTCAGAGATAGCACTGGCAATATCATTGAAGAATCCTCCAAGGTGGTCAGGCTCCTTCTAGAAGACACGGTGGCTAATGAAACTGCCATTGATGAAATTATTGGAGCGTATATTCAACAATTCAATCAGGAGAGTGTATTACTGTCTGTTGATGAGGATGTAGAGGTTGCCTTCGATGCTGGATCGCCAGCCGAAGCTGTCCCCGAGCCTGCGGCTATCTGGGGATTGCTAGCGTCTGGTGCTATAGGCGTACTGGTACGTAAGAGGAAATTGAAGACTTCCTGA
- a CDS encoding response regulator transcription factor, translating into MTSSQPIRVLVADDHPIVRAGLFALLNHQTGLESVAEAGTGQEAVDCFRTHQPDVTLMDLRMPEMDGVTAITTIREEFPEARIIVLTTYDGDEDIYRGLHAGARGYLLKGVPCRELVEAIHAVHAGKKWIPSVVGVKLMERMDTPSLTEREREVLGLMAKGQSNQDISRSLQVTEGTVKFHINRILSKLGVSDRTQAVISAFRRGMASP; encoded by the coding sequence ATGACCTCATCCCAACCCATCCGTGTGTTAGTTGCGGATGATCATCCGATTGTCCGCGCCGGCTTGTTTGCATTACTCAACCATCAGACCGGTTTGGAATCGGTTGCGGAGGCTGGCACCGGACAAGAAGCAGTTGATTGCTTCCGCACGCATCAGCCAGATGTAACCCTCATGGATCTGCGAATGCCGGAGATGGATGGGGTAACCGCGATCACCACGATTCGGGAAGAATTTCCAGAGGCCCGAATCATTGTCTTGACTACCTACGATGGCGACGAAGATATCTATCGAGGACTCCATGCTGGAGCCAGAGGCTACCTGCTCAAAGGTGTTCCCTGTCGCGAACTAGTTGAGGCGATCCACGCCGTACATGCTGGAAAAAAGTGGATACCTTCAGTTGTGGGCGTAAAGCTGATGGAGCGAATGGATACGCCCAGCCTGACCGAACGCGAACGGGAAGTGCTTGGCTTGATGGCGAAAGGGCAATCCAATCAAGACATTAGCCGCTCCTTGCAAGTGACAGAAGGAACCGTGAAGTTCCACATCAATCGAATTTTGAGCAAGTTAGGGGTGAGCGATCGGACTCAAGCGGTAATCTCCGCATTCCGACGTGGTATGGCAAGTCCTTAA
- a CDS encoding GAF domain-containing protein has translation MAPPIDLAQQVSALQQENEHLRAQLIQLQQEQAQLHRQLATATQEAADAKIAVCETARREASARQQEKVAQERAAELAISSKALQQTIDTLGSLNNFEDFIPAVLTIVARTFKTTSCGYYEHNQDEVVYLRYWFSKGRVLNPLELQLLDPQQYQVLRRLANGFTVPLEHLKGTTVRNRTRPVIIDHRCADTVPDFHTFAVSQGWPLEMNQPLVVDGKADGALVIYREASQPFSESELRLSEALAKQLALAMQASRLSTQARNRAVEAAIAREQEKAAHERAAELAKANETLRRSVERMASDTRLETLVSAFLIEATETVGADAAAVMLRIPGSLKFAPAAVVEDGHLLSPEELASDPYLSRYVEFSSSDVDGIFSTLARGETPSIRVENLHEVFPEAYAYHQRHRHCIIWHAPLRLRGEVIGFAGIALREDRLPSNAVGETVAALAQQLTLALELTRLADESKQAAIACEQEQAAQKRAAELERINTELQQSKQRLQDLLNTMSDWAWEVDANGIYTFVDEKVSKILGYSPNEMLGKTPFDFMPRDEAAQVLTTFSNIAAKRQSFSRLKNHNLAKDGNEVIFETSGTPMFDLEGNFSGYRGADCDVTELRRVQDALLQAEQERAAELAKANEALSRTSSRLAEQPDLAAFLGHIMLEAVAQLEADGGHLTIYDQQRQIISTAVLVEQGKVVASPDFPPDMPISEVGFIQLIRETRKLRYFDLESHFEQDAHLLWQEVGEHHKRHNHLVGVAIPLFIGDEFLGHFGLAFTDKKILNEQGTELLQALANQAALAIQLTRLAEEAKQTAIAREQEKAAQERATELAKANEALARASERLADQPDLSAFLSHITLEAIAQLGADAGMLTVLDEQRQVLRAVAHVEQDHIPVSTLAMEMPVDAAGFVKVLQETRKPRYFNLEQEAHLFWQGSIEYHHQHDHQAVIGVPLYAGGSFLGHLGLAFTHTEPIKEQGSELLYALAQQAALAIQLTHLAEEAKQAAIVEERNRIARDIHDTLAQSFTAISIQLDLAKVLDPNTSTAACQAISYASQLAKTGLAEARRSVWALQPDAAQYQDLVAVLRRSLAQFTKGTALQAEMDIQGIPYSVSPEVGMNLLRITQEAVNNTLRHAEAGMILVELHYQPHQLMLRIQDDGKGFAPSQQSDSGGFGLLSMQQRAKRLNAQCSICSHPGDGTEIFVQVPIALTGGNA, from the coding sequence ATGGCACCTCCCATCGATTTGGCTCAGCAGGTCTCTGCTCTCCAGCAAGAGAATGAACACCTGCGAGCGCAATTGATCCAGTTGCAGCAGGAACAAGCGCAACTGCACAGGCAGCTAGCGACAGCAACACAGGAGGCAGCAGATGCAAAAATTGCCGTTTGCGAAACTGCTCGTAGAGAAGCAAGCGCTCGCCAACAAGAAAAAGTTGCTCAAGAACGCGCCGCCGAACTAGCCATATCTAGCAAAGCATTGCAGCAGACGATCGATACCCTCGGCTCCCTAAATAACTTTGAAGACTTTATTCCTGCGGTGCTCACGATCGTAGCGCGAACCTTTAAGACAACGAGTTGCGGTTACTACGAGCACAACCAGGACGAAGTAGTCTATTTGCGCTACTGGTTTAGCAAAGGCAGAGTATTAAATCCACTAGAGCTACAACTGCTCGACCCACAGCAGTATCAGGTACTGCGTCGGCTTGCCAACGGCTTCACTGTACCGTTGGAGCATCTGAAGGGCACAACCGTCCGCAACCGTACCCGTCCAGTGATCATTGATCACCGTTGTGCTGACACTGTGCCGGATTTTCATACCTTTGCGGTTTCACAGGGCTGGCCTCTAGAAATGAACCAACCCCTTGTAGTAGATGGAAAAGCTGACGGTGCGCTGGTAATCTATCGTGAGGCGAGCCAGCCATTTTCAGAATCAGAGCTCAGACTGTCTGAGGCACTTGCCAAACAGCTTGCCTTAGCCATGCAAGCAAGCCGATTATCTACCCAAGCTCGCAACCGGGCGGTGGAAGCGGCCATCGCTCGTGAGCAAGAAAAAGCCGCTCACGAGCGGGCAGCAGAATTGGCAAAAGCCAATGAGACCCTGCGACGAAGTGTTGAACGGATGGCATCTGATACGCGGCTGGAAACACTAGTCAGTGCTTTTCTCATTGAGGCGACCGAAACGGTTGGTGCCGACGCTGCTGCGGTCATGCTGCGGATACCGGGTAGTCTGAAATTTGCTCCTGCTGCCGTTGTCGAGGACGGTCATTTACTCTCGCCAGAAGAACTGGCCAGTGATCCCTACTTGTCTCGTTACGTTGAATTTTCCTCAAGCGATGTTGATGGCATCTTTTCTACGCTTGCCCGTGGCGAGACACCCAGCATCCGAGTTGAGAATCTGCACGAGGTCTTTCCAGAAGCTTATGCCTATCATCAACGACACAGACATTGCATTATCTGGCATGCTCCATTGCGTCTGCGAGGCGAGGTTATCGGCTTCGCAGGGATCGCCTTGCGTGAAGATCGCCTCCCTAGTAACGCCGTGGGCGAGACTGTGGCTGCCCTCGCCCAGCAATTAACCCTCGCACTTGAGTTAACCCGTTTGGCTGACGAATCTAAACAAGCAGCAATCGCCTGTGAGCAAGAGCAAGCTGCTCAAAAACGTGCCGCAGAACTTGAACGAATTAACACTGAATTGCAACAAAGCAAGCAGCGACTTCAAGACCTGCTCAATACAATGAGCGACTGGGCTTGGGAAGTCGATGCTAATGGCATTTACACCTTTGTTGATGAAAAGGTGTCCAAAATTTTAGGCTACAGCCCTAACGAAATGTTGGGTAAAACCCCGTTTGACTTCATGCCCCGTGACGAAGCAGCGCAGGTATTGACGACATTTTCTAACATTGCAGCTAAACGCCAATCCTTTAGCAGATTGAAAAATCACAATCTGGCCAAAGATGGCAACGAAGTGATTTTTGAGACTAGCGGCACTCCTATGTTTGACCTGGAAGGCAACTTTTCAGGCTATCGAGGAGCTGATTGTGATGTTACAGAGCTACGGCGAGTGCAGGATGCCTTGCTGCAAGCTGAACAAGAACGGGCAGCGGAACTGGCAAAAGCGAATGAAGCTCTCTCTCGCACCTCATCGCGGCTTGCTGAGCAACCCGACCTAGCTGCCTTTCTGGGTCACATTATGCTAGAAGCCGTTGCCCAATTAGAAGCTGACGGTGGACATCTCACAATCTACGACCAACAGCGGCAGATAATTTCTACAGCCGTGCTGGTTGAGCAGGGAAAGGTGGTTGCAAGTCCAGATTTTCCGCCTGATATGCCAATTTCCGAGGTTGGTTTTATCCAGTTGATTCGTGAAACTCGTAAGCTCAGATACTTTGATTTAGAGTCACACTTTGAACAAGATGCTCACCTACTTTGGCAGGAGGTCGGAGAACACCACAAACGACACAATCACTTAGTTGGGGTTGCTATTCCACTTTTTATCGGAGATGAGTTTTTAGGACATTTTGGGCTTGCCTTCACCGACAAAAAAATACTGAATGAGCAAGGCACTGAATTATTGCAGGCACTAGCCAATCAAGCGGCTCTAGCAATTCAACTCACTCGACTGGCCGAAGAAGCCAAACAAACTGCGATCGCTCGCGAACAAGAAAAAGCGGCCCAAGAACGCGCAACTGAATTGGCAAAAGCGAATGAAGCGCTGGCCCGTGCCTCAGAACGTTTGGCAGACCAGCCTGATCTCTCCGCCTTTTTGAGCCACATCACGCTCGAAGCGATTGCTCAACTCGGTGCTGATGCCGGGATGCTGACAGTATTGGATGAGCAGCGCCAAGTTCTACGGGCGGTTGCCCATGTTGAGCAAGACCATATTCCTGTTTCAACCCTGGCAATGGAGATGCCAGTCGATGCCGCTGGATTTGTCAAGGTTCTTCAGGAAACCCGCAAACCTCGCTACTTCAATCTGGAGCAGGAAGCACACCTATTTTGGCAAGGCTCAATTGAGTATCATCACCAACACGATCATCAAGCGGTCATCGGCGTTCCTTTATATGCAGGAGGCAGTTTCTTAGGTCATTTAGGACTGGCATTTACTCACACTGAACCGATTAAAGAACAAGGAAGCGAGTTGTTGTATGCGTTAGCTCAACAAGCCGCTCTCGCAATTCAACTGACTCACCTGGCAGAAGAAGCCAAACAAGCGGCAATTGTCGAAGAACGTAACCGTATTGCCCGCGATATTCATGACACCCTTGCCCAATCGTTTACTGCGATTTCAATTCAACTTGATCTAGCCAAAGTGCTTGACCCCAATACCTCAACCGCAGCCTGTCAAGCAATTAGCTATGCTAGCCAATTGGCCAAAACAGGTTTAGCTGAAGCGCGGCGATCGGTTTGGGCATTGCAACCCGATGCTGCCCAATATCAAGACTTGGTGGCAGTGCTGCGGCGATCGCTGGCTCAATTCACCAAAGGTACTGCTCTGCAAGCCGAAATGGACATTCAGGGCATCCCTTACTCCGTATCACCAGAGGTAGGAATGAACCTGCTTCGCATTACCCAAGAGGCCGTCAACAACACGCTGCGTCATGCTGAGGCGGGTATGATCTTAGTAGAACTGCACTATCAACCTCACCAACTGATGCTGCGGATTCAGGATGATGGCAAAGGCTTTGCTCCCTCTCAACAAAGCGATTCTGGTGGCTTTGGTTTGCTGAGTATGCAGCAGCGAGCAAAACGGCTCAACGCTCAATGCTCCATTTGCAGTCATCCCGGAGACGGCACGGAAATCTTTGTGCAAGTCCCAATCGCTCTTACTGGGGGCAACGCATGA